The Parus major isolate Abel chromosome 5, Parus_major1.1, whole genome shotgun sequence genome contains a region encoding:
- the UBR7 gene encoding putative E3 ubiquitin-protein ligase UBR7 isoform X2 has product MEAAAPEGAEPGSGAEEPVVSLAEVLAENEELEKEARAVLGGSDHERCSYSQGAVKRQALYACSTCTPPGAEPAGICLACSYECHGTHRLFELYTKRNFRCDCGNSKFKNLQCKLLPHLGAVPPESGDFHEMVCQACMKRCHFLWAYASQFAVPPLTKANSLEDEGIVLKVEESEEQKKEIKKESGVEHHDTKEEKQSEQFNEPSTSSGPACPEVVTKSEEPLCKLKELQSKPFVKKDTATFWPSNWRSKLCTCEDCLKMYSELEVQFLTDECDTVLAYENKGTSDQETERRDPLMDTLNSMNRVQQVELICEYNDLKTELTDYLRRFADEGTVVKREDIQNFFEEFQSRKRRRTNRMQYYCS; this is encoded by the exons ATGGAGGCGGCGGCTCCGGAGGGTGCCGAGCCGGGGAGCGGCGCGGAGGAACCCGTGGTGTCCCTGGCGGAGGTGCTGGCGGAGAACGAGGAACTGGAGAAGGAAGCGCGGGCCGTGCTGGGGGGCAGCGACCACGAGCGCTGCAGTTACTCACAG GGCGCGGTGAAGCGGCAGGCGCTCTACgcctgcagcacctgcacacCGCCCGGCGCCGAGCCAGCGGGGATCTGCCTGGCCTGCAGCTACGAGTGCCACGGCACCCACCGCCTCTTCGAGCTCTACACCAAGAG gaattTCCGCTGTGACTGTGGAAATAGCAAGTTCAAAAATCTGCAGTGCAAGTTACTCCCG CATCTGGGTGCAGTTCCCCCTGAAAGTGGAGACTTCCATGAAATGGTGTGCCAGGCCTGCATGAAACGTTGCCATTTCCTATGGGCTTATGCATCACAATTTGCAG TTCCTCCATTGACCAAAGCAAATTCCCTTGAAGATGAAGGGATTGTCCTAAAGGTAGAGGAAAgtgaagagcagaagaaagaaataaaaaaagaaagtggagTGGAACACCATgacacaaaggaagaaaagcaatcAGAACAATTTAATGAGCCATCCACTAGCTCTGGGCCTGCCTGTCCTGAG GTAGTTACTAAGAGTGAGGAGCCACTCTGCAAGCTAAAAGAGCTCCAAAGCAAGCCATTTGTGAAAAAAGATACTGCCACCTTTTGGCCATCGAACTGGAGGAGCAAGTTGTGCACTTGTGAAGACTGTTTG aaaatgtaCTCAGAGCTTGAAGTCCAGTTCCTGACAGATGAATGTGACACTGTCTTGGCTTATGAAAATAAGGGTACCAGTGACCAAGAGACAGAGAGGAGAGATCCTTTAATGGACACCCTTAACAGTATGAACAGAGTCCAGCAAGTGGAACTCATCTGTG AGTACAATGATTTAAAGACGGAACTGACTGACTATCTCAGGAGGTTTGCAGATGAGGGAACG GTGGTTAAAAGAGAAGACATTCAGAACTTCTTTGAAGAATTTCAGTCTCGGAAAAGGCGACGGACTAACAGGATGCAGTACTACTGTAGTTAG
- the UBR7 gene encoding putative E3 ubiquitin-protein ligase UBR7 isoform X1: MEAAAPEGAEPGSGAEEPVVSLAEVLAENEELEKEARAVLGGSDHERCSYSQGAVKRQALYACSTCTPPGAEPAGICLACSYECHGTHRLFELYTKRNFRCDCGNSKFKNLQCKLLPEKGKVNSGNKYNDNFYGLYCTCKRPYPDPEDEIPDEMIQCIVCEDWFHGRHLGAVPPESGDFHEMVCQACMKRCHFLWAYASQFAVPPLTKANSLEDEGIVLKVEESEEQKKEIKKESGVEHHDTKEEKQSEQFNEPSTSSGPACPEVVTKSEEPLCKLKELQSKPFVKKDTATFWPSNWRSKLCTCEDCLKMYSELEVQFLTDECDTVLAYENKGTSDQETERRDPLMDTLNSMNRVQQVELICEYNDLKTELTDYLRRFADEGTVVKREDIQNFFEEFQSRKRRRTNRMQYYCS; encoded by the exons ATGGAGGCGGCGGCTCCGGAGGGTGCCGAGCCGGGGAGCGGCGCGGAGGAACCCGTGGTGTCCCTGGCGGAGGTGCTGGCGGAGAACGAGGAACTGGAGAAGGAAGCGCGGGCCGTGCTGGGGGGCAGCGACCACGAGCGCTGCAGTTACTCACAG GGCGCGGTGAAGCGGCAGGCGCTCTACgcctgcagcacctgcacacCGCCCGGCGCCGAGCCAGCGGGGATCTGCCTGGCCTGCAGCTACGAGTGCCACGGCACCCACCGCCTCTTCGAGCTCTACACCAAGAG gaattTCCGCTGTGACTGTGGAAATAGCAAGTTCAAAAATCTGCAGTGCAAGTTACTCCCG GAAAAGGGCAAGGTGaattcaggaaataaatataaCGACAATTTCTATGGATTATACTGTACATGTAAAAGACCTTACCCTGATCCTGAAGATGAG ATTCCAGATGAGATGATTCAATGCATAGTTTGTGAAGACTGGTTCCATGGAAGG CATCTGGGTGCAGTTCCCCCTGAAAGTGGAGACTTCCATGAAATGGTGTGCCAGGCCTGCATGAAACGTTGCCATTTCCTATGGGCTTATGCATCACAATTTGCAG TTCCTCCATTGACCAAAGCAAATTCCCTTGAAGATGAAGGGATTGTCCTAAAGGTAGAGGAAAgtgaagagcagaagaaagaaataaaaaaagaaagtggagTGGAACACCATgacacaaaggaagaaaagcaatcAGAACAATTTAATGAGCCATCCACTAGCTCTGGGCCTGCCTGTCCTGAG GTAGTTACTAAGAGTGAGGAGCCACTCTGCAAGCTAAAAGAGCTCCAAAGCAAGCCATTTGTGAAAAAAGATACTGCCACCTTTTGGCCATCGAACTGGAGGAGCAAGTTGTGCACTTGTGAAGACTGTTTG aaaatgtaCTCAGAGCTTGAAGTCCAGTTCCTGACAGATGAATGTGACACTGTCTTGGCTTATGAAAATAAGGGTACCAGTGACCAAGAGACAGAGAGGAGAGATCCTTTAATGGACACCCTTAACAGTATGAACAGAGTCCAGCAAGTGGAACTCATCTGTG AGTACAATGATTTAAAGACGGAACTGACTGACTATCTCAGGAGGTTTGCAGATGAGGGAACG GTGGTTAAAAGAGAAGACATTCAGAACTTCTTTGAAGAATTTCAGTCTCGGAAAAGGCGACGGACTAACAGGATGCAGTACTACTGTAGTTAG
- the GON7 gene encoding EKC/KEOPS complex subunit GON7: MADLAAEADAGLGRDLVAELRGRDGRTRTVRVPYSAAEEGEAAQLRGLRGALSELQERVVELLAPLVQEERAAADGARRGGGGDDDDYDDDEEDEGEDENNVDAAASADDPPLKRTKVQQP, translated from the exons ATGGCCGACTTGGCGGCGGAGGCGGATGCGGGCCTGGGGCGGGATTTGGTGGCGGAGCTGCGGGGCCGCGACGGGCGGACACGGACGGTGCGGGTGCCGTACTCGGCGGCGGAGGAGGGCGAGGCCGCCCAGCTGCGCGGGCTCCGGGGCGCCCTGAGCGAGCTGCAGGAGCGGGTGGTGGAGCTGCTGGCGCCGCTGGTGCAGGAGGAGCGGGCGGCGGCGGACGGCGCGCGGCGCG GTGGTGGCGGGGATGACGACGACTACGATGACGACGAGGAGGATGAAGGCGAAGACGAAAACAACGTGGACGCGGCGGCGAGCGCCGATGACCCTCCCCTGAAACGGACGAAGGTGCAGCAGCCGTGA